The Streptomyces sp. Alt3 genome has a segment encoding these proteins:
- a CDS encoding HAD family hydrolase produces the protein MTFPYKLVATDLDGTLLRDDHTVSGRTREALAAVTAAGAAHIVVTGRAVPWTRHILDDLGYEGLAVCGQGAQVYDAGEHRLLTSLTLDRQLAGLALSKIEAEVGPLALAASRDGLDGEVLVGPGYRVQEGPLPAVYMNDPAEMWSAPLNKVYIQHPELDDDALAHAARQAVGSLVNVVMAGPGVVEILPLGLSKATGLSLAARRLGLKAADTVAFGDMPNDIPMFGWAQHGVAMANAHDDLKAVAHEITASNEHDGIAIVLEELLRAAPRA, from the coding sequence GTGACGTTCCCCTACAAGCTCGTCGCGACCGACCTCGACGGCACCCTGCTGCGCGACGACCACACGGTCTCCGGACGCACGCGCGAGGCCCTGGCCGCGGTCACCGCGGCCGGCGCCGCGCACATCGTCGTCACCGGCCGCGCGGTGCCGTGGACCCGGCACATCCTGGACGACCTGGGCTACGAGGGTCTCGCGGTGTGCGGTCAGGGCGCGCAGGTCTACGACGCGGGTGAGCACAGACTGCTGACCTCCCTCACCCTGGACCGGCAGCTCGCGGGGCTCGCCCTGTCCAAGATCGAGGCGGAGGTCGGTCCGCTCGCGCTGGCGGCGAGCCGCGACGGCCTCGACGGCGAGGTGCTGGTCGGACCCGGTTACCGGGTGCAGGAGGGGCCTCTGCCCGCCGTCTACATGAATGACCCCGCCGAGATGTGGTCCGCTCCGCTGAACAAGGTCTACATACAGCACCCGGAGCTCGACGACGACGCCCTCGCGCACGCCGCGCGGCAGGCCGTCGGCAGCCTCGTGAACGTCGTCATGGCGGGCCCGGGTGTCGTGGAGATCCTGCCGCTGGGGCTGAGCAAGGCGACCGGGCTCTCCTTGGCGGCACGCCGTCTGGGGCTCAAGGCCGCGGACACCGTGGCCTTCGGTGACATGCCCAACGACATCCCCATGTTCGGCTGGGCACAGCACGGTGTCGCCATGGCCAACGCACATGACGACCTGAAGGCCGTGGCGCACGAGATCACCGCGTCGAACGAGCACGACGGCATCGCGATCGTGCTGGAGGAACTGCTCCGGGCTGCCCCGCGCGCGTAG
- a CDS encoding copper chaperone PCu(A)C, translating to MNRRTAVVGALVLTTGLALTACSSDSVPRLEVTGAFMPQPVSDMAAGFLLVKNSGGTADRLTSVTSSLSDNVSIHETKNNTMRMVTSFEVPAGGELDLERGGNHIMFTELKQQPKRGETVSVELHFEKADPITVDIPVKETTYNPKKQ from the coding sequence GTGAACCGCCGGACGGCCGTCGTCGGCGCCCTGGTCCTCACCACCGGCCTGGCGCTGACGGCGTGTTCCTCGGACAGCGTGCCGCGGCTGGAGGTGACCGGCGCTTTCATGCCTCAGCCCGTCAGCGACATGGCTGCCGGTTTCCTCCTCGTGAAGAACAGCGGCGGCACCGCCGACCGGCTCACCTCGGTGACCAGCTCGCTCTCGGACAACGTGTCCATCCACGAGACGAAGAACAACACGATGCGGATGGTCACGTCGTTCGAGGTGCCCGCCGGCGGCGAGCTCGACCTCGAACGCGGCGGCAACCACATCATGTTCACGGAGCTGAAGCAGCAGCCCAAGCGGGGAGAGACGGTCTCCGTGGAACTGCACTTCGAGAAGGCCGACCCCATCACGGTCGACATTCCCGTGAAGGAGACCACCTACAACCCGAAGAAGCAGTGA
- a CDS encoding SCO family protein has product MHSKKTVLAAAFAAVAALTLSACGGGGDSADNSVAEVSSGTGSAPATVLDQPFTKPDLVLTDTHGEKYDLREQTKGKPTLIYFGYTNCPDVCPLTMSNIAVAKRALPEADQEKLQVVFVTTDPERDTPASLGSWLKAQDPGFTGLTGDFPTIQAGAQQIGIGIDPPKKEKDGTVVSMHGAQVIAFSPKTDKGYVLYSEDTTAEDYTEDLPKLVKGETP; this is encoded by the coding sequence ATGCACAGCAAGAAGACGGTGCTGGCCGCGGCGTTCGCCGCCGTGGCCGCACTGACCCTGTCGGCCTGCGGCGGCGGAGGGGACTCGGCGGACAACTCCGTCGCCGAGGTCTCCTCCGGGACCGGATCCGCACCCGCGACCGTGCTCGACCAGCCGTTCACCAAACCCGATCTCGTCCTCACCGACACGCACGGCGAGAAGTACGACCTGCGCGAGCAGACCAAGGGCAAGCCGACCCTCATCTACTTCGGCTACACCAACTGCCCCGACGTCTGCCCGCTGACCATGAGCAACATCGCCGTGGCCAAGCGCGCTCTGCCCGAGGCGGACCAGGAGAAGCTCCAGGTCGTCTTCGTCACGACGGACCCCGAGCGGGACACCCCGGCGTCCCTGGGCAGCTGGCTCAAGGCACAGGACCCTGGCTTCACCGGCCTCACCGGCGACTTCCCGACCATCCAGGCGGGGGCGCAGCAGATCGGCATCGGCATCGACCCGCCGAAGAAGGAGAAGGACGGCACGGTCGTCTCGATGCACGGGGCCCAGGTGATCGCGTTCTCCCCCAAGACGGACAAGGGGTACGTGCTCTACAGCGAGGACACCACGGCCGAGGACTACACCGAGGACCTCCCGAAGCTCGTCAAGGGGGAGACCCCGTGA
- a CDS encoding ABC transporter permease, whose translation MYDPTVARLTYRALLGRRRAAILFVLPVLLVAIAVAVRAFAGADDGVASGVLGGFAIATMVPLIGVIAGTGAIGPEIDDGSIVYLLAKPVKRPAIIFTKLIVAIGVTMLFSALPTLIAGLILNGNGGQIAVAYTIAALVASIAYSALFLLLGTVSRHAVVFGLVYALVWEALFGSLVPGARTLSVQQWSLSVAEKVAGDGLVTSDVGLPLATVLLVGVTVIATWYAGQKLRALKLAGEE comes from the coding sequence ATGTACGACCCCACAGTCGCCCGGCTCACCTACCGGGCCCTGCTCGGCCGGCGCCGGGCCGCCATCCTGTTCGTCCTGCCGGTCCTGCTGGTGGCCATCGCCGTGGCGGTGCGGGCGTTCGCCGGAGCCGACGACGGTGTCGCCTCCGGTGTTCTGGGCGGTTTCGCCATCGCCACGATGGTCCCGCTCATCGGCGTCATCGCGGGGACCGGCGCCATCGGTCCGGAGATCGATGACGGTTCGATCGTCTATCTGCTGGCCAAGCCGGTGAAGCGACCCGCCATCATCTTCACCAAGCTCATCGTGGCCATCGGCGTGACGATGCTGTTCTCGGCCCTGCCGACACTGATCGCCGGGCTGATCCTCAACGGCAACGGCGGACAGATCGCGGTGGCCTACACGATCGCGGCGCTGGTCGCCTCGATCGCGTACAGCGCGCTGTTCCTCCTGCTCGGTACGGTCAGCCGGCACGCGGTCGTCTTCGGCCTCGTGTACGCCCTGGTGTGGGAGGCGCTCTTCGGCAGCCTGGTACCGGGCGCGCGGACGCTCAGTGTGCAGCAGTGGTCCCTCTCGGTCGCCGAGAAGGTCGCCGGGGACGGCCTGGTCACCTCGGACGTCGGCCTGCCGCTGGCGACCGTCCTGCTGGTCGGCGTCACGGTGATCGCCACCTGGTACGCGGGTCAGAAGCTGCGCGCGCTGAAGCTCGCCGGCGAGGAGTGA
- a CDS encoding copper resistance CopC/CopD family protein, whose amino-acid sequence MTATAPHFGPSPVRRPLAAVALLATLISLLFGLVLAGASPASAHAALTGSDPQDGAVVATAPTDVTLTFSEQIAMGDDSIRVLDPSGKRADTGAPRDLTSGGAVRYGVELHSGLPDGTYTVAWQAVSADSHPVSGAFTFSVGAPSETTVALPSGEAGGGLVGALYGIARYAAYAGFILLVGGSAFVLACWQQGAGARPLQRLVVRGWVTLTAATLAMLLLRNPYTGSGELTDAFDLDGLQSVLDTKPGAALVSRLLLLGASALFIAVLFGAYAKREDAKEKKDLTFGLATGGAVIAAGIAGTWALAEHASTGIQPGIAMPVDMLHLLAVAGWLGGLAALLVALHRTPDVTSGAVRRFSRVAFGSVVVLTATGLYQSWRQVGSWSALTGTRYGQLLLVKVALVAVLVGVAWISRRWTARLTERTGPAGDSAVGPAEPKESAADSPKGPAAPASSDTEEPVPSDTEPDEEVAPERAAQLSRQRAALTATKEKRARDADPDRSGLRRSVMVETGIAVVLLVVTTILTSTEPGRTEEEAARGNAAAAAPAAGGEVNLSLPFDTGGQNGKGTVRLDISPGGTGANSAHLWIDGPDGRPLDVPEVKLALTLESKDIGPLPVVPDRLTEGHWTASGVQIPMAGDWKVAVTVRTSDIDQTTIDKNVKIG is encoded by the coding sequence ATGACAGCCACCGCCCCGCACTTCGGGCCCTCCCCGGTACGACGGCCGCTCGCAGCGGTCGCGCTCCTCGCCACGCTGATCAGCCTGCTGTTCGGCCTGGTGCTGGCGGGCGCGAGCCCCGCGTCCGCGCACGCCGCCCTCACCGGGAGCGACCCGCAGGACGGGGCGGTGGTCGCCACCGCCCCCACGGACGTCACGCTCACCTTCTCCGAGCAGATCGCCATGGGTGACGACTCGATCCGGGTCCTCGACCCCAGCGGGAAGCGGGCCGACACGGGAGCACCCCGCGATCTGACGAGCGGCGGCGCCGTGCGCTACGGCGTCGAGCTCCACAGCGGACTGCCCGACGGCACGTACACCGTGGCATGGCAGGCCGTGTCCGCCGACAGCCACCCGGTCTCGGGTGCCTTCACCTTCTCCGTGGGCGCCCCGTCGGAGACCACCGTGGCGCTGCCCTCGGGCGAAGCCGGCGGCGGACTCGTGGGTGCGCTCTACGGCATCGCACGCTACGCCGCGTACGCGGGATTCATCCTGCTCGTGGGCGGTTCGGCCTTCGTGCTCGCCTGCTGGCAGCAGGGCGCCGGCGCGCGGCCGCTGCAGCGGCTCGTCGTACGCGGCTGGGTCACCCTCACCGCGGCCACCCTGGCCATGCTGCTCCTGCGCAACCCCTACACCGGATCGGGCGAACTCACCGACGCCTTCGACCTCGACGGCCTCCAGTCCGTACTCGACACCAAGCCCGGGGCCGCGCTGGTCTCCCGGCTGCTGCTCCTGGGTGCCTCCGCGCTCTTCATAGCCGTCCTCTTCGGCGCGTACGCGAAGCGCGAGGACGCGAAGGAGAAGAAGGACCTCACCTTCGGGCTCGCGACCGGCGGAGCCGTCATCGCCGCCGGGATCGCCGGGACGTGGGCCCTGGCCGAGCACGCCTCGACAGGGATCCAGCCGGGCATCGCCATGCCCGTGGACATGCTCCATCTGCTGGCCGTCGCCGGCTGGCTCGGCGGACTCGCGGCTCTGCTGGTCGCCCTCCACCGCACGCCCGACGTCACGAGCGGCGCGGTACGGCGGTTCTCACGCGTGGCGTTCGGCAGCGTGGTCGTCCTCACCGCGACCGGGCTCTACCAGTCCTGGCGTCAGGTCGGTTCGTGGTCGGCCCTGACCGGGACGCGGTACGGGCAGCTGCTGCTCGTCAAGGTGGCGCTCGTCGCCGTGCTCGTCGGGGTCGCGTGGATCTCCCGGAGGTGGACCGCGCGGCTGACCGAACGCACCGGACCGGCCGGGGACTCAGCCGTGGGCCCGGCGGAGCCGAAGGAATCGGCCGCCGATTCACCCAAGGGCCCGGCAGCACCGGCCTCGTCGGACACCGAGGAACCGGTCCCGTCGGACACCGAACCCGACGAGGAGGTGGCCCCGGAGCGCGCCGCTCAGCTCTCCCGGCAGCGCGCCGCCCTGACAGCGACGAAGGAGAAGCGCGCCCGTGACGCCGATCCGGACCGCTCGGGTCTACGTCGTTCGGTGATGGTCGAGACGGGCATCGCCGTCGTGCTGCTCGTCGTCACGACGATCCTGACGTCCACGGAGCCCGGTCGTACGGAGGAGGAGGCAGCCCGCGGCAACGCGGCCGCGGCGGCGCCGGCGGCCGGCGGCGAGGTGAACCTGAGCCTGCCCTTCGACACCGGCGGTCAGAACGGCAAGGGCACGGTACGCCTGGACATCTCGCCCGGCGGAACCGGCGCCAACAGCGCGCACCTGTGGATCGACGGGCCCGACGGACGTCCGCTGGACGTCCCCGAGGTGAAGCTCGCTCTCACGCTGGAGTCCAAGGACATCGGCCCCCTGCCGGTCGTACCCGACCGCCTCACCGAGGGGCACTGGACCGCGAGCGGTGTGCAGATCCCGATGGCGGGCGACTGGAAGGTCGCCGTGACGGTACGGACCTCGGACATCGACCAGACCACCATCGACAAGAACGTGAAGATCGGCTGA
- a CDS encoding YcnI family copper-binding membrane protein has protein sequence MNVSRIALVGGVAASTVLLLAGTASAHVSVQPQGEAAKGGYATVNFKVPNERDDASTVKLEVSFPTDHPLASVSPQPVAGWKIDVTRSKLAKPLEVHGKKIDEAVSKVTWTADDKGIEPGFFQQFPLSVGQLPEDTDQMVFKALQTYSNKEVVRWIEEPAEGGEEPESPAPVLALSAPAADAHGATADDKSGEAAEEKTTASSDDTSSSNSDSTARVLGIVGIVVGVAGVAFGVLAGRRRNA, from the coding sequence ATGAACGTTTCCCGCATCGCCCTCGTCGGCGGCGTCGCCGCGTCCACCGTCCTGCTGCTCGCCGGTACCGCCTCCGCGCACGTCAGCGTGCAGCCGCAGGGCGAGGCAGCCAAGGGCGGCTACGCCACCGTCAACTTCAAGGTCCCCAACGAGCGCGACGACGCCTCCACGGTGAAGCTCGAGGTCAGTTTCCCCACCGACCACCCGCTGGCCTCCGTCAGCCCCCAGCCCGTGGCCGGCTGGAAGATCGACGTCACCAGGAGCAAGCTGGCCAAGCCGCTGGAGGTGCACGGCAAGAAGATCGACGAGGCGGTCTCCAAGGTCACCTGGACCGCGGACGACAAGGGGATCGAGCCCGGCTTCTTCCAGCAGTTCCCGCTCTCGGTCGGGCAGCTGCCCGAGGACACCGACCAGATGGTCTTCAAGGCGCTCCAGACGTACAGCAACAAGGAAGTCGTCCGCTGGATCGAGGAGCCCGCCGAGGGTGGCGAGGAGCCCGAGAGCCCTGCCCCCGTGCTCGCGCTGTCCGCCCCGGCGGCCGACGCCCACGGTGCCACGGCGGACGACAAGAGCGGCGAGGCGGCTGAGGAGAAGACGACGGCGTCCTCGGACGACACCTCCTCGTCGAACAGCGACAGCACCGCCCGTGTCCTGGGCATCGTCGGCATCGTCGTGGGCGTCGCCGGTGTCGCCTTCGGCGTGCTCGCCGGCCGTCGCCGCAACGCCTGA
- the serS gene encoding serine--tRNA ligase, whose product MIDLRLLREDPDRVRASQRARGEDVALVDALLSADELRRSSGVRFDELRSEQKSLGKLIPKASPEERAELLKKADQLKTEVKAADAAQDEADAEAKRLLLQLGNIVHEDVPVGGEEDFVVLETHGTIRDFGAEGFEPKDHLELGEALGAIDMERGAKVSGSRFYYLTGIGALLELALVNAAIAQATEAGFVPMLTPALVRPRAMEGTGFLGQAAENVYHLEKDDYYLVGTSEVPLAAYHMDEIIDADKLPLRYAGYSPCFRREAGTYGKDTRGIFRVHQFDKVEMFSYVDPTDAEAEHRRLLDWEKQWLTGLELPFQVIDVATGDLGASASRKFDCEAWIPTQGKYRELTSASNCDGFQARRLSVRMRDGKKVQPLATLNGTLCAVPRTIVAILENHQLPDGSVRVPEALRPYLGGRELLEPVSK is encoded by the coding sequence GTGATTGACCTTCGCCTGCTCCGTGAGGACCCCGACCGTGTTCGCGCCTCCCAGCGCGCCCGTGGAGAGGACGTCGCGCTCGTCGACGCCCTTCTCTCCGCCGACGAGCTGCGCAGGTCGTCCGGCGTCCGCTTCGACGAACTCCGCTCCGAGCAGAAGTCGCTCGGCAAGCTGATCCCCAAGGCCTCACCCGAGGAGCGCGCCGAACTCCTCAAGAAGGCCGATCAGCTCAAGACCGAGGTCAAGGCCGCCGACGCCGCGCAGGACGAGGCGGACGCCGAGGCCAAGCGGCTGCTCCTGCAGCTCGGCAACATCGTCCACGAGGACGTGCCGGTGGGCGGCGAGGAGGACTTCGTCGTCCTGGAGACGCACGGCACGATCCGCGACTTCGGCGCGGAGGGCTTCGAGCCCAAGGACCACCTGGAGCTCGGCGAGGCGCTGGGCGCCATCGACATGGAGCGCGGCGCCAAGGTCTCCGGATCACGCTTCTACTACCTGACCGGCATCGGCGCGCTCCTCGAACTCGCCCTGGTCAACGCGGCGATCGCCCAGGCCACGGAGGCCGGCTTCGTCCCCATGCTGACCCCGGCCCTGGTGCGCCCGCGCGCCATGGAGGGCACGGGCTTCCTCGGCCAGGCCGCGGAGAACGTCTACCACCTGGAGAAGGACGACTACTACCTGGTCGGCACCTCCGAGGTCCCCCTCGCCGCGTACCACATGGACGAGATCATCGACGCCGACAAGCTGCCCCTGCGGTACGCCGGCTACTCGCCGTGCTTCCGCCGCGAGGCCGGCACCTACGGCAAGGACACCCGCGGCATCTTCCGTGTCCACCAGTTCGACAAGGTCGAGATGTTCTCGTACGTCGATCCCACGGACGCCGAGGCCGAGCACCGCAGGCTCCTGGACTGGGAGAAGCAGTGGCTCACCGGCCTGGAGCTGCCGTTCCAGGTGATCGACGTCGCCACCGGGGACCTGGGAGCCTCCGCCTCGCGGAAGTTCGACTGCGAGGCGTGGATCCCGACCCAGGGCAAGTACCGGGAGCTGACCTCCGCGTCGAACTGCGACGGCTTCCAGGCACGCCGGCTCTCCGTCCGTATGCGGGACGGCAAGAAGGTCCAGCCGCTGGCGACGCTGAACGGCACCCTCTGCGCCGTACCGCGCACGATCGTGGCGATCCTGGAGAACCACCAGCTGCCCGACGGTTCGGTGCGTGTGCCCGAGGCTCTCCGCCCGTACCTGGGCGGGCGCGAGCTGCTGGAGCCGGTCTCCAAGTGA
- the efeB gene encoding iron uptake transporter deferrochelatase/peroxidase subunit produces MSKKKDGLRKSGTAAGSREESRPDGAGVVSRRRLIGSAGAAGAAGLVLGAAGGAGTYAATREEEPTALTTVGSTEAMFHGKHQAGITTPLQARGHLVAFDLAPGAGRKEAAALLRRWSAVAERLMAGEVVKGGPGHDTGVALDAGPSSLTVTLGFGRTFFARTGLDDQQQAALDPLPAFSSDHLDAKRSDGDLWVQIGADDALVAFHALRALQKEAGSSARVRWQMNGFNRTPGATARPMTARNLMGQVDGTNNPRPAESDFEKRIFVPSDDSSASAWMANGSYAVVRRIRMLLDDWEELTAERQEQVIGRRKADGAPLSGGSESTTMDLDRTGPDGKLLIPSNAHARISSPEKNGGAAMLRRPFSYHDGISDDGTPDAGLLFVCWQADPFKGFIPVQRKLDRGDALSPFVRHEASGLFAVPGGAGAGEYVGQRLLES; encoded by the coding sequence GTGAGCAAGAAGAAGGACGGCCTCAGGAAGAGCGGTACCGCCGCCGGAAGCCGTGAGGAGTCACGTCCCGACGGAGCCGGTGTCGTCTCCCGGCGACGGCTGATCGGCAGCGCGGGAGCGGCCGGAGCGGCAGGCCTCGTCCTCGGCGCGGCCGGTGGCGCGGGCACCTACGCCGCGACGCGGGAGGAGGAGCCGACGGCGCTGACCACGGTCGGCTCGACCGAGGCGATGTTTCACGGGAAACATCAAGCGGGGATCACGACTCCGCTTCAGGCCCGTGGACACCTGGTCGCCTTCGATCTGGCACCCGGCGCGGGGCGTAAGGAGGCGGCCGCTCTGTTGCGCCGATGGTCGGCGGTGGCGGAACGGCTGATGGCCGGTGAGGTGGTGAAGGGCGGCCCGGGTCATGACACGGGGGTGGCACTGGACGCCGGTCCGTCCTCCCTGACCGTCACCCTCGGCTTCGGACGCACCTTCTTCGCCCGCACCGGCCTGGACGACCAGCAGCAGGCCGCCCTGGACCCGCTGCCCGCCTTCTCCTCCGATCACCTCGACGCCAAGCGGTCCGACGGCGACCTCTGGGTACAGATCGGTGCGGACGACGCGCTCGTCGCCTTCCACGCCCTGCGCGCCCTGCAGAAGGAAGCCGGCTCCTCGGCCAGGGTGCGGTGGCAGATGAACGGCTTCAACCGCACGCCGGGCGCCACGGCACGGCCGATGACCGCACGCAACCTGATGGGCCAGGTCGACGGCACGAACAACCCCCGGCCGGCCGAGAGCGACTTCGAGAAGCGGATCTTCGTGCCGTCCGACGACTCGTCGGCGTCCGCCTGGATGGCGAACGGTTCGTACGCCGTCGTCCGGCGGATCAGGATGCTCCTGGACGACTGGGAGGAGCTCACGGCCGAGCGCCAGGAACAGGTCATCGGCCGGCGCAAGGCGGACGGCGCCCCTCTCAGCGGCGGCTCGGAGAGCACCACGATGGACCTGGACAGGACGGGGCCGGACGGCAAGCTGCTGATCCCGTCCAACGCCCACGCCCGGATCTCCTCCCCCGAGAAGAACGGTGGCGCCGCGATGCTGCGGCGCCCGTTCTCGTACCACGACGGCATCTCCGACGACGGCACCCCGGACGCCGGACTGCTCTTCGTCTGCTGGCAGGCCGATCCGTTCAAGGGCTTCATCCCGGTCCAGCGCAAACTGGACCGCGGGGACGCCCTCTCACCGTTCGTCCGGCACGAGGCGAGCGGCCTGTTCGCCGTGCCCGGAGGCGCCGGCGCAGGGGAGTACGTGGGGCAGCGCCTGCTGGAGTCATGA
- the pheA gene encoding prephenate dehydratase, which produces MSATRYAYLGPEGTFTEVALRTLPEAATRELVPMVSVPAALDAVRNGEAAAALVPIENSVEGGISATLDELTTGAPLMIYREVLLSITFALLVRPGTKLSDIKTVTAHPAAQPQVRNWMAAHLPNAVWESAASNADGARLVQEGRYDAAFAGEFAAATYGLEPLVTEIHDAENAQTRFVLVGRPARPSAPTGADKTSVVIWLGDDRPGALLELLQEFAVRGVNLMLIQSRPTGEGIGNYCFAVDAEGHIADRRVGEALMGLKRICPNVRFLGSYPRAGVTPDEVGALRIGTSDTDFTEASDWLARSQDGRV; this is translated from the coding sequence ATGTCAGCCACGCGCTACGCCTACCTCGGCCCCGAAGGCACCTTCACCGAGGTCGCCCTCCGTACGCTCCCCGAAGCCGCCACCCGCGAACTCGTCCCCATGGTCTCCGTGCCGGCCGCACTGGACGCGGTACGCAACGGGGAGGCCGCGGCGGCGCTCGTCCCCATCGAGAACTCCGTGGAGGGCGGCATCAGCGCGACGCTCGACGAGCTGACCACGGGCGCTCCGCTGATGATCTACCGCGAGGTGCTGCTCTCCATCACGTTCGCGCTGCTGGTGCGCCCCGGTACGAAGCTCTCGGACATCAAGACCGTCACGGCCCACCCAGCCGCTCAGCCCCAGGTACGCAACTGGATGGCGGCGCACCTGCCCAACGCGGTGTGGGAGTCGGCGGCCTCCAACGCGGACGGTGCCCGGCTGGTCCAGGAGGGCCGCTACGACGCCGCCTTCGCCGGTGAGTTCGCGGCGGCGACCTACGGGCTGGAACCGCTGGTGACGGAGATCCACGACGCGGAGAACGCCCAGACCCGCTTCGTGCTGGTGGGGCGCCCCGCCAGGCCGTCCGCGCCCACGGGAGCCGACAAGACCTCCGTGGTGATCTGGCTCGGGGACGACCGCCCGGGGGCGCTGCTCGAACTCCTCCAGGAGTTCGCCGTCCGCGGGGTCAACCTGATGCTGATCCAGTCCAGGCCCACCGGGGAGGGCATCGGGAACTACTGCTTCGCCGTGGACGCGGAGGGGCACATCGCCGACCGCCGCGTCGGTGAGGCACTGATGGGGCTGAAGAGGATCTGTCCGAATGTGCGGTTCCTCGGTTCCTATCCGCGCGCGGGGGTGACGCCCGACGAGGTGGGAGCCCTGCGGATCGGCACGTCGGACACCGACTTCACCGAGGCGTCCGACTGGCTGGCCCGCAGCCAGGACGGCCGGGTCTGA
- a CDS encoding ABC transporter ATP-binding protein, whose amino-acid sequence MTTIEIDHTSRWFGNVVAVNDVSMSVGPGVTGLLGPNGAGKSTLINMMAGFLAPSTGKVTLDGTQIWRNESVYKAIGIVPEREGMYDFLTGREFVVANAELHGLGDAAAAKALATVEMEYAQDRKISTYSKGMRQRVKMASALVHDPSVLLLDEPFNGMDPRQRMQLMDLLRRMGAEGRTVLFSSHILEEVEQLASHIEVIVAGRHAASGDFRKIRRLMTDRPHRYLVRSSDDRALAAALIADPSTAGIEVDVTERALRIQAVDFGRFTTLLPKVARENGIRLLTVSPSDESLESVFSYLVAA is encoded by the coding sequence GTGACCACCATCGAGATCGACCACACCTCGCGCTGGTTCGGCAACGTGGTCGCCGTCAACGACGTCAGCATGTCCGTGGGGCCCGGTGTCACGGGGCTGCTCGGCCCCAACGGAGCGGGCAAGTCCACGCTGATCAACATGATGGCCGGTTTCCTCGCGCCGTCGACCGGCAAGGTGACGCTCGACGGCACGCAGATCTGGCGCAACGAGTCCGTCTACAAGGCCATCGGGATCGTGCCCGAGCGCGAGGGCATGTACGACTTCCTGACCGGCCGCGAATTCGTCGTCGCCAACGCGGAGCTCCACGGACTGGGCGACGCGGCCGCGGCGAAGGCACTGGCCACGGTCGAGATGGAGTACGCGCAGGACCGCAAGATCTCCACGTACAGCAAGGGCATGCGCCAGCGCGTGAAGATGGCGTCCGCCCTGGTCCACGACCCGTCGGTGCTGCTGCTGGACGAGCCGTTCAACGGAATGGACCCGCGTCAGCGGATGCAGCTCATGGACCTGCTGCGCCGGATGGGAGCGGAGGGACGCACGGTGCTCTTCTCCTCCCACATCCTGGAGGAGGTCGAGCAGCTCGCCTCGCACATCGAGGTGATCGTGGCGGGCCGGCACGCGGCGTCCGGCGACTTCCGGAAGATCCGCAGGCTGATGACGGACCGGCCGCACCGCTATCTCGTACGGTCCAGCGACGACCGGGCGCTCGCCGCGGCGCTCATCGCGGACCCCTCGACCGCGGGGATCGAGGTCGACGTGACGGAGCGGGCCCTGCGCATCCAGGCGGTCGACTTCGGACGCTTCACGACCCTGCTGCCGAAGGTCGCGCGTGAGAACGGCATCCGGCTGCTGACCGTCTCCCCGTCCGACGAGTCCCTCGAATCGGTCTTTTCCTATCTCGTAGCGGCCTGA